A window of Aliarcobacter trophiarum LMG 25534 contains these coding sequences:
- the gmhB gene encoding D-glycero-beta-D-manno-heptose 1,7-bisphosphate 7-phosphatase codes for MQKKIIYLDRDGVINEDFGYVYQIENFKFINSVFEACREFLKLGFEIIIVTNQSGIGRGYYTVEEFKTLSKYMLDEFKKEGIDILKIYFCPHNPEENCTCRKPKNGMILQSLNDFSIDLANSWLIGDKESDIECAKNGKIRNKVLINKDKETNSEFFVAKNLKDSLKYIKG; via the coding sequence ATGCAAAAAAAGATAATCTACCTTGATAGAGATGGAGTTATAAATGAAGATTTTGGATATGTCTATCAAATAGAGAATTTTAAGTTTATAAATAGTGTTTTTGAAGCTTGTAGAGAGTTTTTAAAATTAGGATTTGAGATAATTATTGTTACAAATCAATCTGGAATTGGAAGAGGATACTATACAGTTGAAGAGTTTAAAACTTTGAGTAAATATATGCTAGATGAGTTTAAAAAGGAGGGTATAGATATTTTAAAAATATATTTTTGCCCACATAATCCTGAGGAAAACTGCACATGCAGAAAACCTAAAAATGGAATGATTTTACAATCTTTAAACGATTTTTCTATAGATTTAGCAAACTCTTGGCTTATTGGGGATAAAGAGAGTGATATAGAGTGTGCAAAAAATGGTAAAATTAGGAATAAAGTTTTGATAAACAAAGATAAAGAGACAAATAGTGAGTTTTTTGTAGCAAAAAACTTGAAAGATAGTTTAAAATATATAAAAGGATAA